A section of the Streptomyces sp. V3I8 genome encodes:
- a CDS encoding MFS transporter — protein sequence MPSASTGASTVVVAPSAVTAPPEAVPAEAVDSRLTPGGPGYRRMSFALFLAGVATFALLYSTQALLPLISHDFGVTASTASWTVSAATGALALFVLPLSALSERFGRRTLMTASLVVAVTVGLLVPFAPSVGALIALRAVQGAALAGLPASATAYLAEEVRPKALITAIGLFVAGNSVGGMSGRIITGWVAQEWGWRVAVGTIGVIAVGCAVAFRLLLPAPKHFRAGSLRPAVLVRTVRGHLANPLLRRLYAIGALFMTVFGAVYTVIGYRLTDAPFSLPQGIIGSVFLVYLVGTVSASTAGRLVDRLGRRGSLYLAGATTASGLLVSLSGSLPLVLLGLVLITAGFFAGHAVASSAVSHTAKEGRAQASALYQSAYYLGSSAGGTLGAVAYHSGGWAGTVALGLLAVAGVAGITLAGTRAARTQRRRNLVAVRH from the coding sequence ATGCCTTCCGCCAGTACCGGGGCGTCCACCGTCGTGGTCGCCCCCTCCGCCGTCACCGCTCCCCCCGAGGCCGTCCCCGCCGAGGCCGTCGACAGCCGGCTCACGCCCGGCGGGCCCGGCTACCGCCGGATGAGTTTCGCCCTCTTCCTCGCCGGGGTCGCGACCTTCGCGCTCCTCTACTCCACGCAGGCCCTGCTCCCCCTGATCTCGCACGACTTCGGGGTCACGGCGAGCACCGCGAGCTGGACGGTGTCGGCGGCGACCGGCGCGCTGGCCCTGTTCGTGCTGCCGCTGAGCGCGCTCTCCGAGCGGTTCGGCCGGCGTACGTTGATGACGGCGTCATTGGTGGTCGCCGTGACCGTCGGGCTGCTCGTGCCCTTCGCCCCCTCGGTCGGCGCCCTGATCGCGCTGCGGGCCGTCCAGGGCGCGGCGCTGGCCGGGCTGCCGGCCTCGGCGACGGCCTACCTGGCGGAGGAGGTGCGCCCCAAGGCGCTGATCACCGCCATCGGCCTGTTCGTCGCGGGCAACAGCGTCGGCGGGATGAGCGGCCGCATCATCACCGGCTGGGTCGCGCAGGAATGGGGCTGGCGGGTCGCCGTCGGCACGATCGGGGTGATCGCGGTGGGCTGCGCGGTGGCCTTCCGCCTGCTGCTCCCGGCGCCGAAGCACTTCCGGGCCGGTTCGCTGCGCCCCGCGGTGCTGGTCCGCACGGTCCGCGGCCACCTCGCGAACCCGCTGCTGCGCAGGCTGTACGCGATCGGCGCGCTGTTCATGACGGTGTTCGGCGCCGTCTACACGGTGATCGGTTACCGCCTCACCGACGCCCCGTTCTCGCTCCCCCAGGGCATCATCGGTTCGGTCTTCCTCGTCTACCTGGTCGGTACGGTCTCGGCGTCGACGGCCGGGAGGCTGGTGGACCGGCTCGGCCGGCGCGGGTCCCTGTACCTGGCGGGCGCCACGACGGCCTCGGGCCTGCTGGTGTCGCTGTCCGGCTCGCTGCCGCTCGTGCTGCTCGGCCTGGTCCTCATCACGGCGGGCTTCTTCGCGGGTCACGCGGTGGCGTCCTCCGCGGTCAGCCACACGGCGAAGGAGGGCCGCGCGCAGGCCTCGGCGCTGTACCAGTCCGCCTACTACCTGGGCTCCAGCGCGGGCGGCACGCTGGGCGCGGTCGCCTACCACTCCGGCGGCTGGGCCGGGACGGTGGCGCTCGGCCTGCTGGCGGTGGCCGGGGTCGCGGGGATCACGCTGGCCGGTACGCGTGCGGCCCGCACGCAGCGCCGGCGGAACCTGGTGGCCGTGCGGCACTGA
- a CDS encoding sigma-70 family RNA polymerase sigma factor has product MSDGTATAEDLDVRLEKHRVELTGYCYRMLGSSFEAEDAVQDTLVRAWRSYDKFEGRSSLRSWLYRIATNVCLDMLTAGNKRARPMDLTESTPLARAALTPRADNTWLEPMPDARVLPTVADPAEAAVAKESVRLAFMAALQQLPPKQRSVLILREVLAWRASEVAELLGTTVASVNSALQRARATLAESGSGSAAARAATSDPLDAEQQKLLERYVAAFEGYDMAALTALLHEDAVMTMPPFDLWLTGPEDITGFMTTLGAPCAHSHLVPVAVNGLPGFAQYKPDPETGGRTAWAVQVLEISEGRITGFHCFLDTQRWFPLFGLPLRLEAEADEGEQRP; this is encoded by the coding sequence ATGAGCGACGGTACGGCGACGGCGGAGGATCTCGACGTCCGGCTGGAGAAGCACCGGGTCGAGCTGACGGGGTACTGCTACCGCATGCTCGGCTCGTCCTTCGAGGCCGAGGACGCCGTCCAGGACACACTGGTGCGCGCCTGGCGCAGCTACGACAAGTTCGAGGGCCGCTCCTCGCTGCGTTCGTGGCTGTACCGGATCGCGACGAACGTCTGCCTGGACATGCTGACCGCGGGCAACAAGCGGGCCCGGCCCATGGATCTGACGGAGTCGACGCCGCTCGCGCGGGCGGCGCTGACCCCGCGCGCGGACAACACCTGGCTGGAGCCGATGCCGGACGCGCGCGTGCTGCCGACGGTCGCTGACCCGGCCGAGGCCGCCGTGGCCAAGGAGTCGGTGCGCCTCGCCTTCATGGCCGCCCTGCAGCAACTGCCGCCCAAGCAGCGGTCCGTGCTCATCCTGCGCGAGGTCCTGGCGTGGCGGGCGAGCGAGGTGGCCGAGCTGCTCGGTACCACGGTCGCCTCCGTGAACAGCGCGCTGCAGCGGGCGCGGGCGACGCTCGCGGAGAGCGGCAGCGGGAGTGCGGCCGCCCGGGCCGCCACCTCCGATCCGCTCGACGCGGAGCAGCAGAAGCTCCTGGAGCGCTATGTGGCCGCCTTCGAGGGGTACGACATGGCGGCGCTGACGGCCCTCCTGCACGAGGACGCCGTCATGACGATGCCGCCGTTCGACCTGTGGCTGACCGGGCCCGAGGACATCACGGGCTTCATGACGACGCTCGGCGCGCCCTGCGCCCACTCCCACCTGGTCCCGGTGGCGGTGAACGGCCTGCCGGGCTTCGCCCAGTACAAGCCCGATCCGGAGACCGGGGGGCGGACGGCGTGGGCCGTGCAGGTCCTGGAGATCTCAGAGGGGCGCATCACCGGGTTCCACTGCTTCCTCGACACGCAGCGGTGGTTCCCGCTGTTCGGGCTGCCCCTCCGTCTCGAAGCGGAGGCCGACGAGGGCGAGCAGCGCCCGTAG
- a CDS encoding STAS domain-containing protein, translating to MSSGRPPGLPHVDAKTPAVLVLPGPVARDEVPRLCEAVRARLEHTGARVVVCDVAGLGPPGLTTVDALARMQLAARRAGGRIRLRAPDPALRALLALVGLRFETEGQPEQREPPLRVEEAVEPGDAPL from the coding sequence ATGAGTTCCGGCCGACCGCCCGGTCTACCGCACGTGGACGCCAAGACACCCGCCGTACTCGTACTGCCGGGCCCCGTCGCCAGGGACGAGGTGCCGAGGCTGTGCGAGGCCGTGCGCGCACGGCTGGAGCACACCGGAGCCCGCGTCGTGGTCTGCGACGTGGCCGGTCTCGGACCACCGGGCCTGACGACGGTCGACGCCCTGGCCCGGATGCAGCTCGCCGCCCGCCGCGCCGGAGGGCGTATCAGACTCCGCGCCCCCGACCCCGCGCTACGGGCGCTGCTCGCCCTCGTCGGCCTCCGCTTCGAGACGGAGGGGCAGCCCGAACAGCGGGAACCACCGCTGCGTGTCGAGGAAGCAGTGGAACCCGGTGATGCGCCCCTCTGA
- a CDS encoding AEC family transporter, with amino-acid sequence MQGVLNGFAVIAVVIGVGYLIGRRGYLGDNGREVLTKLAFHVATPALLFTTLARADLSVILSSRLLVTAVSTFAVAGIFVAVGAVRRWGVGRTTIGALCSSYVNAGNLGIPIAVYVLGDASLVAPVLLFQQIVMTPVALTVLDLSGAGEKQSLWRRVTVPVRNPIAIGSLSGVAVSATGLTVPGPVMDPLTLIGNMSVPAVLLAFGISLCGSTMPGRGADRAPVLLSVALKSVGQPLAAWALAAGVFGLRGEPLLDVVVTSALPAAQNLYTYASRYRVGEVLARESILLSTMLAVPVLVVIAALLG; translated from the coding sequence GTGCAAGGGGTGCTGAACGGGTTCGCGGTCATCGCCGTCGTCATCGGGGTCGGCTACCTGATCGGGCGGCGGGGGTATCTCGGCGACAACGGGCGGGAGGTGCTGACCAAGCTCGCGTTCCATGTCGCCACGCCCGCGCTGCTCTTCACCACCCTCGCGCGGGCCGACCTGTCGGTGATCCTGTCGAGCCGGCTGCTGGTCACGGCGGTCAGCACGTTCGCGGTGGCCGGGATCTTCGTCGCGGTCGGTGCCGTACGCCGGTGGGGTGTGGGCCGTACGACGATCGGCGCGCTCTGCTCCAGCTACGTCAACGCGGGCAATCTCGGTATCCCGATCGCCGTGTACGTCCTCGGGGACGCCTCGCTCGTGGCGCCGGTCCTGCTGTTCCAGCAGATCGTGATGACCCCGGTCGCCCTGACGGTCCTCGACCTGTCGGGCGCGGGCGAGAAGCAGTCGCTCTGGCGGCGGGTGACCGTTCCCGTCCGCAACCCCATCGCCATCGGCTCGCTGTCCGGGGTGGCCGTCTCGGCGACCGGGCTCACCGTCCCCGGTCCCGTCATGGACCCGCTGACCCTGATCGGCAACATGTCGGTGCCGGCGGTGCTCCTCGCCTTCGGCATCTCCCTGTGCGGCAGCACGATGCCGGGCCGCGGGGCCGACCGGGCGCCCGTGCTGCTCTCCGTCGCCCTCAAGTCGGTGGGCCAGCCGCTGGCGGCCTGGGCCCTGGCGGCGGGGGTCTTCGGGCTGCGGGGCGAGCCCCTGCTCGACGTGGTGGTCACCTCGGCGCTGCCGGCCGCGCAGAACCTCTACACGTACGCCTCGCGCTACCGGGTCGGCGAGGTCCTGGCCCGCGAGTCGATCCTGCTGTCGACGATGCTGGCGGTGCCGGTACTGGTGGTGATCGCGGCGCTGCTGGGGTGA